One Blastocatellia bacterium DNA segment encodes these proteins:
- the aroC gene encoding chorismate synthase, with protein sequence MRFLTAGESHGRALVAIVEGFPAGLSVDVEFIARELRRRQGGFGRGARQKIERDRAEILSGVRHGRTLGSPIALLIENRDFANWQEVMALEPRAFEDERKARRVVRPRPGHADLAGGLKYNTHDLRDILERASARETAARVAVGALAKLLLREFGLEVSSHVLMVGGVPEQPREDVSWEEIQAIPEDSPLRCADPELEAHMIARIEEAMRAGDTVGGLFEVVAHGVPPGLGTHTQWDLRLDGRLAQAIMSIQGVKAVEIGLGVMAARWPGSRVHDEIFYDATERRFYRKTNRAGGIEGGISNGEEIRVRGYLKPLSTLRRPLNSVNVVTKEPAEATFERSDVTAITAAGVIGEAMVAIVLAQAMREKFGGDSLEEMKQQFLAYQEQLRAY encoded by the coding sequence ATTCGTTTCCTCACGGCGGGGGAGTCGCATGGTCGAGCGCTGGTGGCCATCGTGGAGGGGTTTCCGGCCGGATTGTCTGTGGATGTGGAATTCATCGCGCGGGAGCTGAGGCGGCGACAGGGCGGTTTCGGGCGCGGCGCTCGGCAAAAGATCGAACGAGATCGTGCCGAGATCTTGAGCGGGGTGCGGCATGGACGCACACTCGGGTCGCCCATTGCGCTTTTGATCGAGAATCGGGATTTCGCGAATTGGCAAGAGGTGATGGCGCTCGAACCGCGCGCGTTCGAGGACGAACGGAAGGCACGGAGAGTCGTGCGTCCCCGACCCGGGCACGCGGATTTGGCCGGAGGCTTGAAATACAACACGCACGATTTGCGCGACATCTTAGAGCGGGCGAGCGCCCGCGAAACGGCGGCGCGCGTGGCCGTTGGCGCCTTGGCGAAATTGCTTTTGCGCGAGTTCGGCCTTGAGGTGAGCAGTCACGTCTTGATGGTCGGGGGGGTGCCCGAGCAACCGCGTGAGGACGTTTCGTGGGAAGAGATCCAAGCCATCCCCGAGGATTCGCCCCTGCGATGTGCGGATCCCGAGTTGGAGGCGCACATGATCGCGCGGATCGAAGAAGCGATGCGCGCTGGCGATACGGTGGGCGGCCTCTTCGAGGTCGTCGCTCATGGCGTACCTCCGGGCTTGGGCACGCATACGCAATGGGATCTGCGATTAGATGGGCGCTTGGCGCAAGCCATCATGTCAATTCAGGGGGTGAAGGCCGTCGAGATCGGCCTTGGGGTGATGGCCGCCCGATGGCCCGGCTCGCGCGTCCACGATGAGATCTTCTACGATGCCACCGAACGCCGATTCTACCGGAAGACGAACCGCGCCGGCGGCATCGAGGGGGGGATTAGCAACGGCGAGGAGATCCGCGTGCGCGGTTATTTGAAACCGCTCTCGACCTTGCGGCGGCCGCTCAATAGCGTCAACGTTGTCACGAAAGAGCCAGCCGAGGCCACCTTCGAGCGCTCGGACGTAACGGCCATCACGGCGGCGGGGGTGATCGGAGAAGCGATGGTCGCCATCGTGCTCGCGCAAGCGATGCGCGAGAAGTTCGGCGGCGATTCGCTCGAGGAGATGAAGCAGCAATTCCTCGCGTATCAGGAACAGTTGCGGGCCTATTGA
- a CDS encoding sigma-54 dependent transcriptional regulator, producing the protein MFKILIVDDEATVRTFVQQALADEEYEIQTAANVSEALERAREEVFDLVITDLMMTPLSGMDLLRAIKEISPDTEVLMMTAYGTIETAVQAMKLGACDYITKPFPIDELRLRVAHILERKRLQRENRWLREELLHHFGIENLVGQSSPFLQVLEKVRRVAPSDATVLLTGETGTGKDVIARAIHLLSRRASRPFISVNCAALPEQLLESELFGHVKGAFTGAVANRRGLIEEASGGTFFLDEIGSVPLSIQAKLLRVLENKTIRRLGENREIPVDVRIIAATNRDLHDALRRGEFREDLYYRLNVVTIHLPPLRARREDIPLLAHHFLRQFCQREQKVILGFSEAAMSALMHYAFPGNVRELRHIIEQAVALTTGQWITIADLPAHVRISTAPSEEREAETILHQVERDLILQAIERNEGHLERTARDLGISRVTLWRKMKKYGLAKRFVSSSNSPEDTSP; encoded by the coding sequence ATGTTCAAGATCCTGATTGTGGACGACGAAGCGACTGTGCGAACGTTCGTCCAGCAGGCGCTTGCTGATGAGGAGTACGAGATCCAAACGGCCGCTAACGTCTCGGAAGCTTTAGAACGAGCGCGCGAGGAGGTCTTCGATCTGGTCATCACCGACCTCATGATGACCCCCCTCTCGGGCATGGACCTGCTGCGCGCCATCAAGGAGATCTCCCCGGACACGGAAGTCCTTATGATGACCGCCTACGGGACGATTGAGACGGCCGTGCAAGCCATGAAGCTCGGCGCTTGCGATTATATCACCAAGCCATTCCCCATAGATGAGCTCCGCCTGCGCGTCGCGCACATCCTGGAGCGAAAGCGCTTGCAACGCGAGAACCGATGGCTGCGAGAAGAGTTGCTCCACCACTTCGGGATCGAGAATCTCGTCGGTCAAAGTTCGCCGTTCCTTCAGGTTCTGGAGAAAGTGCGGCGCGTCGCTCCAAGCGACGCCACCGTTTTGCTCACCGGTGAGACCGGAACGGGCAAGGACGTGATCGCTCGCGCGATCCACCTCTTGAGCCGACGTGCCTCGCGCCCATTCATCTCGGTCAACTGCGCAGCCCTGCCGGAACAACTCTTGGAGAGCGAACTCTTCGGACATGTCAAAGGCGCGTTCACCGGAGCCGTTGCGAATCGGAGGGGCTTGATCGAAGAGGCTTCCGGAGGGACGTTCTTCCTCGATGAGATTGGCTCGGTCCCGCTCTCGATCCAAGCCAAGCTCCTGCGCGTGCTCGAAAACAAGACCATCCGCCGTCTCGGGGAGAATCGCGAGATCCCCGTGGACGTGCGGATCATCGCGGCGACCAATCGAGACTTACACGATGCCCTCCGGCGCGGCGAATTCCGCGAAGACCTCTACTACCGGCTTAACGTCGTCACCATCCACCTCCCACCGCTGCGCGCCCGACGCGAGGACATCCCCTTACTGGCGCATCACTTCCTCCGCCAATTCTGCCAACGAGAGCAAAAGGTCATCCTGGGCTTCAGCGAAGCGGCCATGTCCGCACTGATGCACTACGCCTTCCCTGGCAATGTACGCGAACTGCGTCATATCATCGAACAAGCCGTCGCCCTCACCACCGGTCAGTGGATTACCATCGCTGATCTCCCTGCCCATGTGCGGATCTCCACCGCGCCCTCAGAAGAGCGAGAAGCCGAGACCATCCTCCATCAGGTCGAGCGCGATCTCATCCTTCAGGCGATCGAGCGCAACGAAGGCCACCTCGAACGCACGGCTCGCGATCTCGGTATCAGCCGCGTCACTCTTTGGCGGAAGATGAAGAAATACGGGCTCGCGAAACGATTCGTCTCTTCGTCGAATTCGCCCGAGGACACTTCCCCGTAA
- a CDS encoding protein tyrosine phosphatase: MKRRVLFICTANQHRSPTAEALLARSQRYEARSAGVSPLATRPVTRDLVEWADLIFVMDERYDRHRTQLLELFPDVEGLAEKIIVLNIPDIYERDSPELIALLRQRLQHWLPDLDV, encoded by the coding sequence CTGCACGGCGAATCAACATCGCTCGCCGACAGCCGAAGCGCTATTGGCGCGGAGTCAACGATATGAAGCGCGTTCGGCGGGAGTGTCGCCGCTGGCCACGCGTCCGGTGACGCGCGATCTCGTGGAGTGGGCCGATCTCATCTTCGTGATGGATGAGCGATATGATCGTCATCGGACGCAACTGCTCGAACTCTTCCCCGATGTCGAGGGGCTCGCCGAGAAAATCATCGTGCTGAACATTCCGGACATTTACGAGCGGGATTCGCCGGAGCTGATCGCCCTTCTGCGGCAAAGACTGCAGCACTGGTTGCCGGATTTAGATGTCTGA
- a CDS encoding glycosyltransferase family 2 protein — protein MSDRPYPDVSIVIPTWNGRHLLEQFLPSVVEAAYAYQREMEARVEIVIVDDGSEDGTPEWVKANAPPCVEVLVKCGPEGFAPTANVGFRRARFPVIFLLNNDVAVERDVLFYLVPHFSDPDVFAVTCRALDPRTRRLASGGKLGRFRRGFWRVHEDYDVTPEGERGAAGCSAEPFETWLSLLASGGFSAFDAEKVHELGGFDERLRPFYWEDVDLSLRAWRRGWQIRYEPRAVVYHEASRTIGPRFSRSFIRRASERNRLLVHWKNLDEWDWWLEHAMVVTLLTLTIPLRWDWAFGAALVGALRELPGVWRDRRREQSARRWRGRELERLFRMFDRSIRSS, from the coding sequence ATGTCTGATCGCCCTTATCCCGATGTGAGCATTGTTATCCCGACGTGGAACGGGCGCCATTTGCTCGAACAGTTTCTTCCTTCGGTTGTGGAGGCGGCATACGCCTATCAGCGAGAGATGGAGGCGCGCGTCGAAATCGTGATCGTTGATGATGGGAGCGAGGATGGGACGCCGGAATGGGTGAAGGCGAATGCCCCACCGTGTGTCGAAGTCCTCGTGAAGTGCGGGCCGGAGGGATTTGCACCGACGGCGAATGTGGGATTTCGTCGGGCGCGGTTCCCGGTGATTTTTCTTCTCAACAATGATGTGGCCGTAGAGCGGGATGTGCTCTTTTACCTCGTGCCACATTTCTCTGATCCCGACGTCTTCGCGGTGACGTGTCGAGCGTTGGATCCGCGCACGCGAAGGCTCGCGAGCGGGGGGAAGCTCGGCCGCTTTCGTCGGGGATTCTGGCGGGTTCATGAGGATTACGATGTCACGCCGGAAGGCGAGCGTGGGGCTGCCGGTTGTTCGGCGGAACCGTTCGAGACGTGGCTTTCGCTTTTGGCGAGCGGCGGATTCTCGGCCTTCGATGCGGAGAAAGTGCATGAGCTTGGGGGATTCGATGAGCGGTTGCGGCCGTTCTACTGGGAGGACGTGGATTTGAGCCTGCGGGCATGGCGGCGCGGGTGGCAGATCAGATATGAACCGCGCGCCGTTGTATATCATGAAGCGAGTCGAACGATCGGGCCGCGCTTCTCGCGGTCTTTCATTCGACGGGCGAGCGAGCGGAATCGGTTGCTCGTCCATTGGAAGAACTTGGATGAGTGGGATTGGTGGTTGGAGCATGCGATGGTCGTCACCTTGCTCACGCTGACGATCCCGCTGCGATGGGATTGGGCTTTTGGAGCGGCGCTCGTGGGGGCGCTTCGGGAATTGCCAGGGGTATGGCGAGATCGGCGTCGGGAGCAGAGCGCGCGGCGATGGCGCGGGCGGGAGCTAGAGCGCCTCTTTCGCATGTTCGATCGCTCGATCCGCAGCAGCTAG
- the uvrB gene encoding excinuclease ABC subunit UvrB, translated as MKFTLVSDYQPRGDQPEAIEALVRGVREGKRFQVLMGITGSGKTFSISKVIERVNRPVLVMAHNKTLAAQLYQEFKKFFPHNAVEYFVSYYDYYQPEAYIPATDTYIEKEAIINEDIDRLRMSATRALFERRDVIIVASVSCIYGLGDPNEYYGMLFWVHRGQMLSRAELLRRLVELQYERTEDELRRGMFRVRGDIVEVYPVDRDLALRIELWGDEVEAIATIDPLFGEVIERVDRVALYPKTHFVTRQEVLRRAIRSIREELEWWWPQLEAKGKRLEAQRIRERTLYDLEMLEQFGYCRGIENYSRHLTGRRPGEPPPTLLDYLPKDALVIVDESHQTIPQIRGMYHGDRSRKETLVEYGFRLPSALDNRPLMFEEWEARVGQVIFVSATPGDYELEKAGGEVVEQVVRPTGLLDPEVEVRPVRGQVDDLLDEIRQRVARGERVLVTTLTKRMAEDLCAYYAELGVRVRYLHSEIDTLERVKILRDLRRGDFDVLIGVNLLREGLDLPEVSLVAILDADKEGFLRSTRALIQTMGRCARHVNAKAILYADRITESMAQAIRETERRRAKQQEYNRRHGITPQSVVKPIEETLVNIIEADYVTVPLDEDDEEVMTEEAVEERIRQLEAEMREAARQLQFERAAALRDRIKALKRKLLEVPS; from the coding sequence ATGAAGTTCACGTTGGTCTCCGACTATCAACCGCGCGGCGATCAACCCGAGGCGATCGAAGCCCTGGTGAGAGGGGTGCGCGAGGGGAAGCGATTTCAAGTCCTCATGGGCATCACGGGCTCGGGCAAGACCTTCTCGATCTCCAAGGTCATCGAGCGCGTGAATCGGCCTGTGCTCGTGATGGCGCACAATAAGACGCTTGCCGCGCAGCTCTATCAAGAGTTCAAGAAGTTCTTCCCCCACAATGCCGTGGAGTACTTCGTGAGCTATTACGACTACTATCAGCCGGAGGCGTACATCCCAGCGACCGACACGTACATCGAGAAGGAAGCCATCATCAACGAGGACATTGATCGGTTGCGGATGTCGGCCACGCGCGCGCTCTTCGAGCGGCGGGACGTCATCATCGTGGCGAGCGTCTCGTGCATCTACGGTCTCGGGGATCCGAACGAGTACTACGGGATGCTGTTCTGGGTGCATCGGGGACAGATGCTCTCGCGTGCGGAGTTGCTGCGGCGATTGGTCGAGTTGCAGTACGAGCGGACTGAGGACGAGCTGCGACGGGGCATGTTTCGGGTGCGAGGGGATATCGTGGAGGTCTATCCGGTGGATCGCGATCTGGCCCTTCGGATCGAGTTGTGGGGGGACGAAGTGGAGGCGATCGCGACGATTGATCCTCTCTTCGGGGAGGTGATCGAGCGCGTGGATCGCGTGGCGCTGTATCCGAAGACGCACTTCGTCACGCGCCAGGAGGTGTTGCGTCGAGCCATTCGCTCGATTCGGGAGGAATTGGAGTGGTGGTGGCCGCAACTGGAAGCCAAGGGGAAGCGGCTCGAGGCGCAGCGAATTCGGGAGCGAACGCTCTACGATCTGGAGATGTTGGAGCAGTTCGGATATTGCCGCGGGATTGAGAATTATTCCCGGCATCTGACGGGACGGCGACCGGGCGAACCTCCACCGACGTTGCTCGATTATCTCCCCAAGGACGCGCTCGTCATCGTGGACGAGAGCCATCAGACGATCCCGCAGATTCGTGGCATGTACCATGGGGATCGTTCTCGGAAGGAGACGCTGGTCGAATATGGGTTTCGATTGCCGAGCGCGCTCGACAATCGGCCCCTGATGTTCGAGGAATGGGAGGCGCGCGTTGGACAGGTTATCTTCGTCTCGGCGACGCCGGGCGATTACGAGCTGGAGAAAGCGGGTGGGGAAGTCGTGGAGCAGGTCGTGCGTCCGACGGGCTTGCTCGATCCGGAAGTGGAGGTGCGCCCGGTGCGCGGACAGGTGGATGATCTGCTTGACGAGATTCGGCAGCGAGTGGCGCGGGGCGAGCGCGTGCTGGTGACGACACTCACCAAACGGATGGCGGAGGACCTGTGCGCGTATTATGCGGAGTTAGGCGTGCGCGTCCGGTATCTCCACTCGGAGATCGACACGCTGGAGCGGGTTAAGATCCTGCGCGATCTCCGGCGTGGGGATTTCGATGTGCTGATCGGCGTGAATCTCCTGCGCGAGGGGCTCGATTTGCCAGAGGTCTCACTGGTCGCCATCCTCGATGCCGACAAGGAGGGATTCTTACGTTCGACGCGCGCGCTCATCCAAACCATGGGGCGATGCGCGCGGCACGTCAATGCGAAAGCGATTCTCTACGCCGATCGCATCACTGAGTCCATGGCGCAGGCGATCCGCGAGACGGAGCGACGTCGGGCGAAGCAGCAGGAGTACAATCGGCGGCACGGGATCACGCCGCAATCGGTCGTTAAGCCCATCGAGGAGACCCTCGTTAACATCATTGAGGCCGATTACGTGACCGTTCCGTTGGACGAGGACGACGAGGAGGTGATGACGGAGGAGGCTGTGGAGGAGCGCATCCGGCAGTTGGAAGCCGAGATGCGGGAAGCGGCGCGGCAACTGCAGTTCGAGCGAGCGGCCGCGTTGCGCGATCGGATCAAGGCGTTGAAGCGCAAGTTGTTGGAGGTCCCCAGTTGA
- a CDS encoding acetyl-CoA carboxylase carboxyltransferase subunit alpha, which translates to MEEREQLKQELAELESRLEELSQRATTRGEQEELVALKQRVERLREQFARPVTAMDRVKLARHPDRPYTLDFVSWIFEDFIEIHGDRRFADDPAIVCGLARFHGEPVLVVGHQKGHDFKQRQLRNFGMPKPEGYRKALRAMKLAEKFHRPIFSFVDTPGAYPGVDAEERGQAEAIAYNLREMARLRVPIIVTITGEGGSGGALAIAVGDVILMLENAIYSVISPEGCAAILWKDASKADRAAEALKLTAPDLLELGVIDRIVPEPPGGAHTDPRQMAEILDRFLMEALAEVRDLPIEELVARRYQKFRVMGQYMEASEEQLRALLSGSSG; encoded by the coding sequence ATGGAGGAGAGGGAGCAACTCAAGCAGGAATTGGCCGAGCTGGAGAGCCGATTGGAGGAACTATCGCAGCGGGCGACGACACGAGGAGAGCAAGAGGAGCTGGTGGCGCTCAAGCAACGAGTCGAACGATTGCGCGAGCAGTTCGCGCGCCCGGTGACGGCGATGGATCGGGTGAAACTGGCGCGCCATCCCGATCGTCCATACACACTCGATTTCGTCTCATGGATCTTTGAGGACTTCATCGAGATTCACGGTGATCGGCGTTTCGCCGATGATCCGGCGATCGTTTGCGGCTTGGCGCGATTTCACGGGGAGCCGGTGCTGGTGGTCGGCCATCAGAAAGGGCATGATTTCAAGCAACGGCAGCTTCGCAACTTTGGGATGCCGAAGCCGGAGGGGTATCGCAAGGCCCTTCGAGCGATGAAGCTGGCTGAGAAGTTCCATCGTCCGATCTTCTCCTTCGTAGATACGCCGGGCGCGTATCCTGGAGTGGACGCCGAGGAGCGCGGGCAAGCCGAAGCGATCGCGTACAATCTTCGCGAGATGGCGCGCCTGCGCGTTCCGATTATTGTGACGATCACGGGGGAGGGGGGATCGGGCGGTGCTCTGGCCATCGCCGTTGGAGACGTCATTCTCATGCTGGAGAACGCGATCTACTCGGTGATCTCCCCCGAAGGATGCGCCGCCATCCTTTGGAAGGATGCGAGCAAGGCCGATCGCGCGGCCGAAGCGCTCAAGCTCACCGCGCCGGACCTGCTTGAGCTTGGAGTCATTGATCGGATCGTGCCCGAGCCGCCCGGGGGCGCGCACACGGATCCGCGTCAGATGGCGGAGATCCTCGATCGGTTTCTCATGGAAGCATTGGCCGAGGTGCGAGATCTGCCCATCGAGGAACTTGTGGCCCGTCGGTATCAGAAATTCCGCGTCATGGGGCAGTACATGGAGGCGAGCGAGGAGCAACTGCGTGCTCTGCTCAGCGGAAGTTCGGGATGA
- a CDS encoding M64 family metallo-endopeptidase, translating into MAVKKIAMLAIGLKCILWPIPETANPHPPSPRPMMQTLWVHYDGTRFQLIESQIHPASALPQASPSHLPGTFRFTVEAEDGQVLFVSEFDDPRPIHVDRLSEEGNIDGQTLLLPETIFPLRVPYAEKATRLRISGDDLPTIVLPLEVSTEALEATSARPNYTAQTVIRTGPSSNRLDIVFLGDGYQATEMEKFDRDVRAFAAHLLETQPYAAYRHAINIHKVNVISRDSGIDRPSLGLYRDTALDMTFDFGGVPSAVYAPVESEYKIYRAAALVPEADLIVVLVNERDFGGSSGPLKNISVVTTHALGPELLVHELGHSFAFLADENDGPSAPPLREPTKVNVTLEHTREGLRRVGKWDYWIEDARSSSESSMNVGLFEGGLGASRGVFRPSPTCKMRTLGQPFCPICMEQHVRRLYFYIRPIEAALPPPGSLLSIHETMADTLLFRVVPPEPSPGTLHIEWFMDGLPLDHHEASFSLPTATLSPGQHTITVVVTDRTPFVRRDPLGLLSSRVSWTLTR; encoded by the coding sequence ATGGCAGTGAAAAAGATCGCGATGCTCGCCATCGGTCTCAAGTGCATCTTGTGGCCCATTCCGGAAACCGCGAATCCCCATCCGCCATCGCCCAGGCCAATGATGCAAACCCTTTGGGTGCATTATGACGGCACACGATTTCAACTCATCGAGAGCCAGATTCACCCCGCATCGGCTCTCCCGCAGGCGTCCCCATCTCACTTGCCGGGAACTTTCCGGTTCACTGTGGAAGCTGAAGACGGACAAGTCCTTTTCGTCAGCGAATTTGACGATCCGCGCCCCATCCATGTGGATCGCCTCAGCGAAGAAGGAAATATTGACGGGCAGACGCTTCTCCTGCCGGAGACGATCTTCCCACTCCGGGTGCCGTATGCGGAAAAGGCTACTCGACTTCGCATCTCGGGAGACGACTTGCCGACGATCGTTCTCCCTCTGGAGGTTTCTACAGAAGCACTTGAAGCGACCAGCGCGCGACCGAATTATACGGCGCAGACGGTGATTCGCACGGGGCCCTCGAGCAATCGTCTGGACATCGTGTTTTTGGGCGATGGCTACCAAGCGACGGAGATGGAGAAGTTCGACCGAGACGTTCGCGCATTCGCTGCCCATCTGCTCGAGACTCAACCGTATGCGGCCTATCGCCACGCCATCAACATTCACAAGGTCAATGTGATCTCCCGAGACTCCGGCATCGATCGGCCGAGCCTCGGACTCTATCGCGATACAGCCCTGGATATGACGTTCGACTTCGGGGGCGTGCCGAGTGCCGTTTATGCTCCCGTAGAAAGCGAGTACAAGATCTATCGCGCGGCCGCTTTGGTGCCCGAAGCCGATCTCATTGTCGTCCTCGTGAACGAACGAGATTTCGGTGGCTCCTCTGGGCCCTTGAAGAACATCTCGGTCGTCACGACGCACGCACTGGGACCGGAGCTGCTAGTGCACGAACTGGGACATAGCTTCGCCTTCCTCGCTGATGAGAACGACGGTCCTTCGGCTCCGCCTTTGCGCGAACCGACGAAAGTGAACGTCACGCTTGAACACACCCGTGAGGGCCTTCGGCGAGTCGGGAAATGGGATTACTGGATCGAGGATGCGCGATCCTCGTCCGAATCGAGCATGAACGTTGGACTCTTTGAAGGAGGACTGGGTGCCTCGCGCGGAGTCTTTCGCCCATCCCCGACCTGCAAGATGCGGACGCTTGGTCAACCGTTCTGCCCCATTTGCATGGAACAGCATGTCCGACGTCTCTACTTCTACATTCGTCCGATCGAAGCCGCCCTCCCTCCGCCCGGCTCTTTGCTTTCAATTCACGAGACCATGGCCGATACGCTGCTCTTTCGCGTGGTTCCCCCGGAACCTTCGCCAGGGACGCTGCATATCGAATGGTTCATGGATGGCCTCCCGCTCGACCACCACGAAGCGAGCTTCTCCCTTCCCACGGCAACCCTCTCTCCGGGTCAGCATACGATCACGGTGGTTGTCACCGATCGGACCCCCTTCGTCCGTCGAGATCCACTAGGGCTTCTCTCTTCCCGCGTGAGTTGGACGCTCACGCGCTGA
- a CDS encoding nicotinate phosphoribosyltransferase, with protein sequence MRERSYALATDLYELTMAAAYFENQMNHPATFEVFVRWMPPNRSYLVAAGLAQVIEYLLELRFSPRELEFLRRLPVFRRVSDAFFDYLSEFRFRGDVWAMPEGTIFFPNEPILRITAPIIEAQILETYVLAYLNFESAIASKAARIVDAAQGRAIIEFGARRAHGMEAALYAARAAYIGGCIGTSNVEAGYLFGIPIYGTAAHSWNMAFPDELDAFRAYLRVFPETTILLIDTYDTLQGARKATALGSVVRGVRLDSGDLATLSKQVRAILDEAGMTETKIIASGDLDEYKIADLLEQEAPIDIFGVGTQLSTSYDAPTLGGVYKLVEEEVDGRIIYKIKLSTEKATYPGRKQVWRRTDAEGRFLSDVIALADEPPPPDAFPLLEEVMRGGRLVASLPSLSEIRERTLENVRRLPEAYRRLREAAEYPVSWSERLEDLRQQVIAELQGV encoded by the coding sequence ATGCGAGAACGATCCTACGCGCTGGCGACCGACCTGTATGAGCTGACGATGGCGGCGGCCTATTTCGAGAATCAGATGAACCATCCCGCCACGTTCGAGGTGTTCGTGCGATGGATGCCGCCGAATCGGAGTTATTTGGTCGCTGCGGGACTCGCGCAGGTCATCGAGTATTTGCTGGAGCTGCGGTTCTCCCCCCGCGAGCTCGAATTCCTCCGCCGCTTGCCGGTCTTCCGGCGGGTCTCGGATGCCTTCTTCGATTACCTGAGCGAATTTCGATTTCGTGGCGATGTCTGGGCCATGCCTGAAGGGACCATCTTCTTCCCGAACGAACCGATCTTGCGAATCACAGCGCCGATCATCGAGGCCCAGATCTTGGAGACTTACGTGCTCGCCTACCTCAACTTCGAGAGCGCCATCGCGAGCAAAGCGGCCCGCATCGTGGACGCCGCCCAAGGGCGGGCCATCATTGAGTTCGGCGCGCGCCGCGCGCACGGCATGGAGGCTGCGCTCTATGCGGCGCGCGCGGCCTACATCGGGGGTTGCATCGGAACTTCTAATGTGGAGGCCGGCTATCTCTTTGGAATTCCCATTTACGGGACCGCCGCTCATTCCTGGAACATGGCCTTTCCGGACGAACTGGACGCATTTCGCGCTTATCTCCGCGTCTTTCCAGAGACGACGATTCTCCTCATTGACACCTACGATACGCTTCAGGGAGCGCGTAAGGCGACCGCCCTTGGCTCGGTCGTCCGCGGCGTGCGATTGGATAGTGGAGATCTGGCGACGCTCAGCAAGCAGGTGCGCGCTATCCTAGATGAGGCCGGGATGACCGAGACTAAGATCATCGCTAGCGGCGATCTCGACGAGTACAAAATCGCCGATCTCCTTGAGCAGGAAGCGCCCATCGACATCTTCGGCGTTGGCACGCAGCTCTCCACTTCCTACGATGCCCCGACTCTGGGCGGTGTCTACAAGCTGGTGGAAGAAGAGGTAGATGGACGCATCATCTACAAGATCAAACTGAGCACGGAGAAAGCGACCTATCCGGGCCGTAAACAGGTATGGAGGAGAACGGACGCTGAGGGCCGTTTCCTCTCCGACGTGATCGCTTTGGCCGATGAACCTCCGCCTCCCGACGCTTTTCCGCTGCTTGAGGAGGTCATGCGCGGAGGTCGCCTTGTCGCGTCTTTGCCTTCCCTCTCGGAGATCCGAGAGCGTACGCTGGAAAATGTGCGCCGATTGCCGGAAGCGTACCGCCGTTTGAGAGAAGCGGCGGAATATCCAGTCTCTTGGAGCGAACGCCTCGAAGACTTGCGACAGCAGGTCATCGCGGAGCTTCAGGGCGTGTGA